From the genome of Vulpes lagopus strain Blue_001 chromosome 2, ASM1834538v1, whole genome shotgun sequence, one region includes:
- the ODAD1 gene encoding outer dynein arm-docking complex subunit 1 isoform X5 produces the protein MQAAMPWTGHLAGDHVIQEWETRISAPSKDVKASGLILDQKVKIQRRIKILEDQLDRVTCRFDIQLVRNAALREELDLLRIERSRYLNVDRKLQKEIKLLRHMVSSLMVSSAAAYTVREEAKSKMGLLRERAEKEVAQNDTEVQTLQRQIAHLEQLHRFLKLKNNDRLPDPAILEKREKRAREVAEGLRKTSQEKLVMRCEDAMNKLSQLTGESDPDLLVEKYLEMEERNFAEFTFINEQNSELEHLQEEIKEMQEALGSMRTREGNRQEQEEQQRRDLQQRTDEVHEEALRVEARFQDLRRQLEKLKTDIQELFTKAQCDSTIIQDLLGVKTHMRDRDIGLFLGLIEKRLVELLTVQAYLDVQVESYTSPSLANAALLVLGQSPEDLPKKMAPPQLPDNQEDTPGFEAKDDYPMSKEELQNQVTKLLEVRELAREQQLKELAEAVRKADSSLSVPSISGTQRVTSGTPTVIARSPSAIPGSILASSGGRATSSNVGRVTFGEPSSSTGHVTFGSTSAKGAPLSSRASTGGRVTFRTPSSTSYLGSTGYLRSSRGHESHSGAESRGTGSESSGGLGSSRGQVSSPGPTSSTDPGSTTSKD, from the exons ATGCAAGCTGCCATGCCCTGGACAGGCCATCTGGCAGGAGACCACGTG ATCCAGGAGTGGGAGACCCGGATCTCTGCTCCTAGTAAGGATGTCAAGGCTTCCGGACTCATCCTGGATCAGAAGGTCAAGATTCAGCGAAggatcaaaatcctagaagaccaGTTGGACAGG gtcACCTGTCGCTTTGACATCCAGCTGGTACGGAATGCGGCCCTGCGGGAGGAGCTGGATCTCCTGCGCATCGAGAGGAGCCGCTATCTGAATGTGGATCGCAAGCTGCAGAAG GAAATCAAGCTTCTGCGACACATGGTCAGCTCCCTCATGGTCTCCTCTGCAGCTGCCTACACTGTCAG ggagGAGGCAAAGAGCAAGATGGGCTTGCTACgggagagggcagagaaggaGGTGGCCCAGAACGACACGGAGGTGCAGACTCTGCAGCGGCAGATCGCGCACCTGGAACAGCTGCACCGCTTCCTCAAGCTTAAGAACAACGATCGGCTGCCGGACCCCGCCATCCTGGAGAAGCGCGAGAAACGCG cccgggAGGTGGCCGAAGGCCTTCGGAAGACCTCCCAGGAGAAGCTGGTGATGCGCTGCGAGGATGCCATGAACAAACTGTCCCAGCTGACTGGGGAGAGCGACCCGGACCTACTGGTGGAGAAGTACCTGGAGA TGGAGGAGCGTAACTTCGCAGAGTTCACCTTCATCAATGAGCAGAACTCGGAGCTGGAGCACCTGCAGGAGGAGATCAAGGAG ATGCAGGAGGCCCTGGGGAGCATGCGCACCAGGGAGGGTAACCGGCAAGAGCAGGAAGAGCAGCAACGGAGGGACTTGCAGCAGCGCACCGATGAGGTGCACGAGGAGGCCCTCAGGGTAGAGGCTCGCTTCCAGGACCTTCGGAGACAGCTGGAGAAGCTCAAGACGG ATATTCAGGAGCTCTTCACTAAGGCACAGTGTGACAGCACCATCATCCAAGACCTGCTGGGGGTCAAGACCCACATGCGAGACCGGGACATAGGCCTCTTCCTGGGTCTCATCGAGAAGCGACTGGTGGAACTCCTGACAGTACAGGCCTACCTAGATGTTCAGGTGGAG AGCTACACCTCCCCCAGCTTGGCTAACGCTGCCCTCCTGGTTCTGGGCCAGAGCCCGGAGGACCTTCCAAAGAAGATGGCACCGCCTCAGCTCCCTGACAATCA GGAGGACACCCCAGGCTTTGAGGCCAAAGATGACTATCCTATGAGCAAAGAAGAGCTGCAGAACCAAGTGACGAAGTTG CTGGAGGTGCGAGAGCTGGCCCGGGAGCAGCAGCTGAAGGAATTGGCTGAGGCCGTGAGGAAGGCGGACAGCTCCCTGAGTGTCCCCAGCATCTCTGGTACCCAGAGAGTCACCTCGGGGACACCCACGGTGATCGCCAGGAGCCCCAGTGCCATCCCTGGGTCCATCCTGGCATCCAGTGGAGGCCGAGCCACCAGCTCCAACGTCGGCCGCGTCACCTTTGGTGAGCCCAGCTCCAGCACGGGCCATGTGACTTTCGGTTCCACCAGTGCCAAGGGAGCCCCACTCTCCAGCCGGGCCTCTACAGGAGGCCGTGTGACCTTCAGGACCCCCAGCTCTACCAGCTACCTGGGGTCCACTGGGTACTTGAGATCCAGCAGAGGCCACGAAAGCCATTCAGGTGCCGAGAGCAGAGGCACCGGGTCAGAATCGAGCGGAGGCCTCGGCTCCAGCAgaggccaggtctccagccccgGCCCCACCTCCAGCACCGACCCGGGCTCCACCACCAGCAAAGACTAG